CCGGCGTCGTGGACGTCGGCCAGGGCTACGCGGTCACCTTCAAGGTCGAGTCGCACAACCACCCCTCGTACATCGAGCCCTACCAGGGCGCGGCCACCGGCGTCGGCGGCATCGTCCGCGACATCCTCGCCATGGGCGCCCGCCCGGTCGCCGTCGTCGATCCGCTGCGCTTCGGTGCGGCCGACCACCCCGACACCCGGCGCGTGCTGCCGGGCGTGGTCGCGGGCATCGGCGGCTACGGCAACTGCCTGGGCCTGCCGAACATCGGCGGCGAGGTCGTCTTCGACGCCTGCTACCAGGGCAACCCGCTGGTCAACGCCGGCTGCATCGGCGTGATGAAGCACGAGGACATCCACCTCGCCCAGGCCTCCGGCCCCGGCAACAAGGTCATCCTCTACGGCGCCCGCACGGGCGGCGACGGCATCGGCGGCGTCTCGGTCCTCGCGTCCGAGACCTTCGACGACACCAAGCCCACCAAGCGCCCCGCGGTGCAGGTCGGCGACCCGTTCCAGGAGAAGCTCCTCATCGAGTGCACCCTGGAGATCTTCAAGGAGAAGCTGGTCGCGGGCATCCAGGACCTCGGCGGTGCCGGGCTCTCCTGCGCCACCAGCGAGCTGGCCTCGGCCGGTTCGGGCGGCATGCGCGTCGAGCTGGACACCGTCCCGCTGCGCGACGCGACGCTCTCGCCCGAGGAGATCCTCATGAGCGAGTCGCAGGAGCGCATGTGCGCGATCGTCGAGCCGCAGCACGTCGCGCGGTTCATGGAGATCTGCGAGAAGTGGGACGTCATCGCCACCGTCATCGGCGAGGTGACCGAGGGCGAGCGCCTGGAGATCTTCTGGCACGGCGAGCAGATCGTGGACGTGCCCCCGGGCACCGTCGCCCACGAGGGCCCCGTCTACCACCGCCCCTACGCCCGTCCCGACTGGCAGGACGCGCTCCAGGCCGACGACGCGGGCCGGCTGCCGCGCCCGCAGACCTCCGAGGAGCTGCGCGCGCAGGTCCTGGCGCTGGTCTCCTCCCCGAACCAGGCCTCGAAGTCCTGGGTCACCGACCAGTACGACCGCTTCGTGCAGGGCAACACCGTCCTGTCGCAGCCCGAGGACGCGGGCATGGTCCGCATCGACGAGGACACCAACCTCGGCGTGGCCATGGCCACCGACGGCAACGGCCGCTTCACCAAGCTCGACCCGTACGCGGGCGCGCAGCTGGCGCTGGCCGAGGCGTACCGCAACGTCGCGGCGACCGGGGCCAAGCCGCTCGCGGTCTCCGACTGCCTGAACTTCGGCTCGCCCGAGGACCCGGCCGTCATGTGGCAGTTCGCCGAGGCCGTCCGCGGTCTCGCGGACGGCTGCCTGGAGCTGGGCACCCCGGTGACCGGCGGCAACGTCTCGCTCTACAACCAGACGGGCGAGAGCGCGATCCACCCGACCCCGGTCGTGGCGGTCCTCGGTGTGATCGACGACGTCAACCGCCGGACGCCGATGGCGTTCGCGGAGGCCGGCCAGCTGCTCTACCTGCTCGGGGACACGGCCGCCGAGTTCGGCGGCTCGGCCTGGTCCCAGGTCGTCCACGACCACCTGGGCGGGCTGCCGCCCAAGGTGGACCTGGGCCGCGAGAAGCTGCTCGGCGAGATCCTGATCTCGGCGTCGCGCGACGGCATGATCGACGCCGCGCACGACCTGTCCGACGGCGGTGTGATCCAGGCCCTCACGGAGTCCTGTCTGCGCGGCGGCAACGGCGCGCGGATCGTGGTGCCGGAGGAGCTGGACGCCTTCACCTTCCTGTTCTCCGAGTCCGCGGGCCGGGCCGTCGTGTCCGTCCCGCGCAGCGAGGAGCTCCGCTTCACCGACATGTGCGGTGCGCGGGGCCTGCCGGTCGCGCGCATCGGCGTGGTGGACGGCGACGCGATCGAGGTGCAGGGCGAGTTCACCCTCCCCCTGGCCGAACTGCGCGAGGCCCACGAGGCGACGATCCCGGCGCTGCTCGCCTGATCCCGCCCCACCCGCTCCCTCCACGGGCCCCCGGCCGGACTCCCTCCGGCCGGGGGCCCGCGGCGTGTGACCGCACGGCGCGGGCCCGCCTGTTGTACGGGATTGCGCAATGACGTGACTTCGGCCCCGCGAAGCTCGAAGAACGCGTCGCGGAGCTGGAACGGCGGCTGGCCGCAATGGAGTCGGCGCGGACGGCCGCCGGCCCGCCGGAGCCCGCCGAGGGCGACTTCCGGGCCCTGGAGAGCTTCGTGGCGGCCCCGGCCGGCCGCGTGCAGCCAGCCGGCCGCGGTCAGCTGCCGCAGGTGGTGGTAGACCTGCCCGCTGGTGCCGACCCCGTCGAGCGCGGTCGGTTCGGCGCCGGTGCGCCGGCCCGCGAGGATCTCGCGCAGCAGCCGTACCGGCCCCGCCCCGCACCGGCCCGGTGCCTCCCGGGCCCGGCGGGGCCCCGAGTAGGGTCGGGGCATGTCGCCCGCCGGGAAGAAGCTGCGGAGCTACGACTCCGCGAAGATCCGTACCGCCGTCACCGCCCAGTTCGGGCACGTCGCCCGCAGCGCGGCGGAGCTGACCCCCGGGCAACTGGAGCGGCCCAGCGGGCTCGGGGACTGGACCGTCGCCGAGCTGGCCGGGCACGTCGCGTGGATCGCCGACTCGCTGGCCGCCGGACTCGCCCGCCCGCCCGGCGCCGTCCCCGAACTGCGTGCCGCCGAATGGCCCTTCGCCACCGCCTCCCTCGCCGGGAAGATCTCCGAGGCGGCCCGGGAGACCCTCGGCGGCGCCCCGCTGCCCGAGCTGTTCGCGGGGGCGGCGCTGCGGCTGGCGAGCGCACTGGCGGAGCACCCGGACGGCCGGGTGCTGGACCTGTGGATCGGGGACATGACCCTGGCCGACTTCCTGGTCACCCGGACCGTGGAACTGGTGGTCCACACCGACGACCTGAACCGGGCCGTGCCCGGCCTCGACATCCCCCTGGAGCGCCAGGCCCTGGCGGCCTGCACCCGGCTGCTCGCCGACGCCCTCGCGCTCAAGGCGCCCGGCGGTTCGGTCGAGGTCAGGATCCCGCCCTTCGCGGTGGTCCAGTGCGTGCAGGGCCCCAGCCACACCCGCGGCACCCCGCCGAACGTCGTCGAGACCGATCCGCTGACCTGGCTGCGGCTCGCGACGGGCCGTACGGACTGGGCCGGGGCCGTCGACGGGGCACTGGTACGGGCCAGCGGCGAGCGGGCCGACCTGTCGGCGCTGCTGCCCCTGATGAGCTGAGCCGCGACCCCCGGGCCCGCGGCCCGCTCAAGGCGACGGCCGCGCCGGGCGGAACCGCTCCGGCCGCCGCTCCGTCACACCACCATGCGTACTCTCCGGCACCTCACCTCCGGTCTGGTCCTCGTCCTCGCCCTCGCCGCGTGCGGCGGAGCGGGAGAGGAGCCGGCCGATCCGCTTCCGGGGGCCGCCGGCTCCTGGCGCGTCGAGTCCCTGACCACCGGCGGACGGACGCTGCACGCGCCCGCCGCGGCCCGCTTCGACCTCGCCGGGGACGAGGCCGAGGGCAACTACGGCTGCAACGGCTTCACGGCGAAGGCGGTCACCGAAGGCCGCACCGCCGTGACCCTCACCCCCGGCGTCTCCACCACCATGGCCTGCGAGGACCAGGCGTTCGAGGTCGCGTTCGCCAAGCTGCTCCGGGGCCGGCTCACCATCGACCGGGGCCCCGACCGGCTCACGCTGAAGACCGCCGACGGGAGCACCATCGCGATGACCTCCGAGCCCCGCACCCCCGACGCCCCGCTGACCACCACCGCATGGACCGTCACCTCGCTGACCGGCGGCGGGACCGCCTCGTCCGTCCCCGCCGAGGCGGCCGGCCGGGCCCGGTTCACCCTCGCCGCCGACGGCGCCGCGAGCGGCAGCCTCGGCTGCAACCGGTTCAGCGCCCGGGCCGCCATCGAGGGCTCCTCGGTCGTGTTCGGGCCGCTCACCTCGACCCGGATGGCCTGCCAGGGCGCGGCGGGCGACGTCGAGCGGTCGCTGACCGCGCTGCTGGGCAGCGGCCCGCTCGCCTGGAAGGTCCAGGAGGGCACCCTGACCCTCAGCGCCCCGGACGGCACCGGCCTGACGGCGACGGCGGGCTCCGCCGCCGAGTGACCGGCGCGCCCGCCCGGCGCGGCCCGCGCCGGCCGGCCGCGGCCCCGGCGGCCTCGGCGGCCCGGCGGCCCCGGCGCCCCGGCGCGGTCAGGCCGGGTACGGCAGCAGTCCCGCGTCCGTCTTCTCCCAGGCCGCCCGCAGCTCCGCCAGCCGCGCCGGCTCCAGGGCCGCCCTGTCGGCCTGCTCGCGGGCGTCCCCGGCCAGGTTGAACAGCTGGTCCCGGCCCGCCTTGCCGCGGTAGTACTTCCAGTCGCCGCGGCGCAGCGCCCGCTCCCCGCGCACCCGCCAGAACAGGTCCCGTACGGGCGCCTTCTCGCCGCGCAGCAGGTATCCGGCCAGGCTCGCCCCGTCCAGCGGGTACGCCCGGTGCGGGCGGGTCCCGGCCAGTTCCAGCAGGGTCGCCGTCCAGTCGGGGCTGAAGACGGGAACGTGGCTGACCTGGCCGCCGTCCAGACGGGCGGGCCAGCGGGCGATGTTGGGGACCCGGATGCCGCCCTCCTGGAGGGAGGCCTTGTTGCCCGACAGCGGCCAGTTGTAGGAGAAGCGCTCGCCACCGTTGTCGCTGGAGAAGACCACCAGGGTGTCCTCCTCCTGCCCGCTGCGCCTGAGCGCCTTCAGCACCTCGCCGATCGAGCGGTCGAGGTCCTCCACCATCTCCTTGTACTTCTCGACCGAGCCGCCGTCCTGGTGCCACAGGGCCTGCCGGTCGCCCGCCCTGATCCGCCGGACGACCTCGGCGCTCTGCGCGGTGTCCCCCTCGGCGATCCACGGCCAGTGCGGGGTGGTGAAGTTGAGGTTCAGCAGCCACGGCTTGCCGTGGTGGTCGCGCGCGACGTACTCGCTCGCCCGCTCGGTGATGATCCGGGTGTAGTAGCGCAGGTCCTGGTACTCGGCGTCGCCTTCGTAGAGGTCGTACTCACCGCCCAGCCCCAGCTTGGAGTAGTACTCCAGGGCCCCGCCGAAGTTGCCGAAGAACTCGTCCCAGCCGGACTTGGTGGGGCTGTAGTCGGGCAGGTGGCCCGCGTGCCACTTGCCGATCAGCGCGGTGGCGTACCCGGCCTCCTTCAGCAGCGACGCCAGCGTCGGGTGCGTGGGCTCCAGGCCGACGGACCGGTCGGCGATCGGCTCGGCCAGCCCGCCCCTGGTCCGGGCCGGGTAGCGCCCGGTGTACAGGCTGAACCGGGTCGGGGAGCAGGTGGCGGAGCCGGAGTAGGCGTCGGTGAACCGGACGCCCTGGCGGGCCAGCCGGTCCAGGTTGGGGGTCTTGATGTGCGGGGAGCCGTACGAGGACAGGTCGGCCCAGCCGAGGTCGTCGCCGAGGATGAACAGGATGTTCGGGCGGCGGGAGCGGCGGCCGCGGTCGGCGCGGAACTCCCGTTCCCGCGGGGCCGCGTCACGGTCCTCGGCGGCCTGCGCGGCCGGCGCGGCGGCACCCAGCCCGACGGCCGCGGCGGCGGCGCTCACACCGACGGCGCCGCCGAAGGCGCGCCGGGACAGGGGGGATTCGTTCGGGATCACGGGCGCTCCAGGGCACGGCCCGACGGCCCGGCCCGGGGGCGGCGCGCGGGCGGTGGCGCACGGCACGGAGGGGCGGGCCCGGTCGGGGGCGGGAAAAGAGAAAAAGGAAAGAAAAGGGAAAAGCCTGCGGCTACGCGCAGCGTCGACAGATGGCGCTCGCGACACGGACCAGGTCCACGTGCCGGCGCTCGACGAGGGTGACGGTGCGGTCACCGAGGGGCTGCATGGGGCGGAGCTTGTACGAACCGACAGGCACCTGTCAACCAGGGCATTCCGGATTCCGAGACGGTCACCCTCCGCACGGACGGCCGGACTGTCCGCACTGTGACTTTTCCTGGCCGTCCCCAATTCGGACCAGTGGTCGATCTCGCCTACACTCGGTGCCGTGCCTCGTGGTGATGGACGACTCAACCACGACCTGCTCCCCGGAGAGAAAGGCCCCCAGGACGCTTGCGGCGTCTTCGGTGTCTGGGCTCCGGGTGAAGAGGTCGCCAAGCTCACCTACTTCGGACTGTATGCACTACAGCACCGCGGACAAGAGTCCGCGGGAATCGCTGTGAGCAACGGTTCCCAGATCCTCGTCTTCAAGGACATGGGACTCGTTTCCCAGGTCTTCGACGAAACCTCTCTCGGCTCGCTCCAAGGTCACATCGCGGTCGGTCACGCCCGCTACTCGACCACCGGGGCCTCCGTCTGGGAGAACGCCCAGCCCACCTTCCGCGCGACCGCCCACGGCTCGATCGCCCTGGGTCACAACGGCAACCTGGTGAACACCGCCGAGCTTGCCGAGATGGTCGCCGACCTCCCCCGTCAGGACGGGCGCGCCACCCAGGTGGCCGCCACGAACGACACCGACCTCGTCACCGCCCTCCTCGCCGGACAGACCGACGAGGACGGCAAGCCCCTGACCATCGAGGAGTCGGCCGCCCAGGTCCTCCCGAAGGTCAAGGGCGCCTTCTCCCTCGTCTTCATGGACGAGGGCACCCTCTACACCGCCCGTGACCCGCAGGGCATCCGCCCGCTGGTCCTCGGCCGCCTGGAGCGCGGCTGGGTGGTCGCGAGCGAGACCGCGGCCCTCGACATCTGCGGCGCCAGCTTCGTCCGCGAGGTCGAGCCGGGCGAGCTCATCGCGATCGACGAGAACGGCCTGCGCACCTCGCGCTTCGCGGAAGCAAAGCCCAAGGGCTGTGTTTTCGAGTACGTCTACCTGGCGCGCCCGGACACCGACATCGCCGGCCGCAACGTCTACCTCTCGCGCGTCGAGATGGGCCGGCGCCTGGCCATGGAAGCCCCCGTCGAAGCCGATCTGGTGATACCGACACCGGAATCCGGCACGCCGGCGGCCGTCGGGTACGCCGAGGCCAGCGGGATCCCGTACGGATCCGGCCTGGTCAAGAACGCCTACGTGGGCCGGACCTTCATCCAGCCCTCGCAGACGATCCGCCAGCTCGGCATCCGGCTGAAGCTCAACCCCCTCAAGGAAGTCATCCGGGGCAAGCGCCTGGTGGTCGTGGACGACTCCATCGTCCGCGGAAACACCCAGCGCGCCCTGGTCAAGATGCTCCGCGAGGCGGGCGCGGCGGAGGTCCACATCCGGATCTCCTCGCCCCCCGTGAAGTGGCCGTGCTTCTTCGGCATCGACTTCGCGACCCGGGCCGAGCTGATCGCCAACGGGATGACGGTCGACGAGATCGCCACGTCGATGGGGGCGGACTCGCTCTCGTACATCTCGCTCGACTCGATGATCGAGGCGACGACCATCCAGAAGCCCAACCTCTGCCGTGCCTGCTTCGACGGCGAGTACCCGATGGAGCTGCCCGACCCGCAGCTCCTCGGCAAGCAGCTCCTGGAGAACGAGCTGGCCGGCGGCAAGGACGCCGCCGACGCGCTCCGCCGCCCGTAAGCCGACCCTCCCCGTCGGCCGCTCGACCTGCGCCGGGCCCTGTCTTTCCGGCTTTTCCCGGGGCCCGGCACCACCCGCAGTAACGACACGAAAGCTCTCTCCTGTCATGACAGAGAAGACCACCGGTGCCAGCTACGCAGCCGCAGGCGTGGACATCGAAGCGGGAGACCGCGCCGTCGAGCTGATGAAGGAGTGGGTGAAGAAGACGCAGCGCCCCGAGGTCCTCGGCGGCCTCGGCGGCTTCGCCGGCCTCTTCGACGCCTCCGCCCTCAAGCGCTACGAGCGCCCGCTGCTCGCCTCCGCCACGGACGGGGTCGGCACCAAGGTCGACATCGCCCGCCAGCTCGGCGTCTACGACACCATCGGCCACGACCTGGTCGCGATGGTCATGGACGACATCGTGGTCTGCGGGGCCGAGCCGCTCTTCATGACCGACTACATCTGCGTCGGCAAGGTGCACCCCGAGCGTGTCGCGGCCATCGTCAAGGGCATCGCCGAGGGCTGCGTCCTCGCCGGCTGCGCCCTGGTCGGCGGGGAGACCGCCGAGCACCCGGGCCTGCTGGGACCGGACGACTTCGACGTGGCGGGGGCCGGCACCGGTGTCGTCGAGCACGACCGGCTGCTGGGCGCCGATCGCATCCGTACGGGGGACGCCGTGATCGCCATGGCGTCGTCCGGCCTTCACTCGAACGGGTACTCGCTGGTCCGGCACGTGCTCTTCGACCGGGCCGGGATGTCCCTGGAGCAGGAGGTGGCCGAGCTCGGCCGCACCCTCGGCGAGGAACTCCTGGAACCCACCCGGATCTACTCGCTGGACTGTCTGGCCCTCACCCGTACGGCCGAGGTGCACGCCTTCTCGCACATCACGGGCGGTGGCCTCGCCGCCAACCTGGCCCGGGTGATCCCGGACCACCTGCACGCCACGGTCGACCGCACGACCTGGTCCCCCGGGGCCGTCTTCGACCTGGTCGGCAAGGCCGGCCGGGTGGAGCAGCCGGAGCTGGAGAAGACCCTCAACATGGGCGTCGGCATGATGGCCGTCGTGCCCGCCGAGTCCGTGGACGTGGCGCTGACCGCCTTGGCCGACCGGGGCGTCGACGCCTGGGTGGCCGGCGAGATCCTGGACCGCGGCGACCGCACCGAGGGCGCGACCCTCACCGGCGCCTACGCGAGCTGAGCAGCACCGAAACCCGGCCCGGGGCAATGCCCTGGACCGGGTTTCGGTGTGTATGACCTGGTGTGCAGACGCCGTGGGGCGTCAAGCGCCGCGGCGGTGGGCCGACGGACCGGACTCTTCGTCCTCGTCGTCGTCATCACCGTTGTACCGAGCCGCGTACTTGGCGTACGGGTCGTCGTCGTCATCCTGATCGTCATCGACTTCGACCGGCTCGCTGATAGGCAGCGGCTCCGTCGGCGATGCGCCCAGCTCATTGGCCAGACGCGAGAGGTCAGTCCCGCCGCTGTTGTACTTCAGCTGGCGGGCGACCTTTGTCTGCTTGGCCTTGGCCCGGCCGCGCCCCATGGCTCGACCCCCTCGGTGACGGGGCTCGACGGCCCCAGAGTCTGACACGCGTTCATGGTTCGGAGCGGACTCTCCGTG
Above is a window of Streptomyces subrutilus DNA encoding:
- the purL gene encoding phosphoribosylformylglycinamidine synthase subunit PurL, with translation MSLDTVKNATVTPDASQPWKELGLKEDEYARIREILGRRPTGAELAMYSVMWSEHCSYKSSKVHLRQFGEKTPENDAMLVGIGENAGVVDVGQGYAVTFKVESHNHPSYIEPYQGAATGVGGIVRDILAMGARPVAVVDPLRFGAADHPDTRRVLPGVVAGIGGYGNCLGLPNIGGEVVFDACYQGNPLVNAGCIGVMKHEDIHLAQASGPGNKVILYGARTGGDGIGGVSVLASETFDDTKPTKRPAVQVGDPFQEKLLIECTLEIFKEKLVAGIQDLGGAGLSCATSELASAGSGGMRVELDTVPLRDATLSPEEILMSESQERMCAIVEPQHVARFMEICEKWDVIATVIGEVTEGERLEIFWHGEQIVDVPPGTVAHEGPVYHRPYARPDWQDALQADDAGRLPRPQTSEELRAQVLALVSSPNQASKSWVTDQYDRFVQGNTVLSQPEDAGMVRIDEDTNLGVAMATDGNGRFTKLDPYAGAQLALAEAYRNVAATGAKPLAVSDCLNFGSPEDPAVMWQFAEAVRGLADGCLELGTPVTGGNVSLYNQTGESAIHPTPVVAVLGVIDDVNRRTPMAFAEAGQLLYLLGDTAAEFGGSAWSQVVHDHLGGLPPKVDLGREKLLGEILISASRDGMIDAAHDLSDGGVIQALTESCLRGGNGARIVVPEELDAFTFLFSESAGRAVVSVPRSEELRFTDMCGARGLPVARIGVVDGDAIEVQGEFTLPLAELREAHEATIPALLA
- a CDS encoding maleylpyruvate isomerase family mycothiol-dependent enzyme, giving the protein MSPAGKKLRSYDSAKIRTAVTAQFGHVARSAAELTPGQLERPSGLGDWTVAELAGHVAWIADSLAAGLARPPGAVPELRAAEWPFATASLAGKISEAARETLGGAPLPELFAGAALRLASALAEHPDGRVLDLWIGDMTLADFLVTRTVELVVHTDDLNRAVPGLDIPLERQALAACTRLLADALALKAPGGSVEVRIPPFAVVQCVQGPSHTRGTPPNVVETDPLTWLRLATGRTDWAGAVDGALVRASGERADLSALLPLMS
- a CDS encoding META domain-containing protein, with the protein product MRTLRHLTSGLVLVLALAACGGAGEEPADPLPGAAGSWRVESLTTGGRTLHAPAAARFDLAGDEAEGNYGCNGFTAKAVTEGRTAVTLTPGVSTTMACEDQAFEVAFAKLLRGRLTIDRGPDRLTLKTADGSTIAMTSEPRTPDAPLTTTAWTVTSLTGGGTASSVPAEAAGRARFTLAADGAASGSLGCNRFSARAAIEGSSVVFGPLTSTRMACQGAAGDVERSLTALLGSGPLAWKVQEGTLTLSAPDGTGLTATAGSAAE
- a CDS encoding sulfatase-like hydrolase/transferase, with the protein product MIPNESPLSRRAFGGAVGVSAAAAAVGLGAAAPAAQAAEDRDAAPREREFRADRGRRSRRPNILFILGDDLGWADLSSYGSPHIKTPNLDRLARQGVRFTDAYSGSATCSPTRFSLYTGRYPARTRGGLAEPIADRSVGLEPTHPTLASLLKEAGYATALIGKWHAGHLPDYSPTKSGWDEFFGNFGGALEYYSKLGLGGEYDLYEGDAEYQDLRYYTRIITERASEYVARDHHGKPWLLNLNFTTPHWPWIAEGDTAQSAEVVRRIRAGDRQALWHQDGGSVEKYKEMVEDLDRSIGEVLKALRRSGQEEDTLVVFSSDNGGERFSYNWPLSGNKASLQEGGIRVPNIARWPARLDGGQVSHVPVFSPDWTATLLELAGTRPHRAYPLDGASLAGYLLRGEKAPVRDLFWRVRGERALRRGDWKYYRGKAGRDQLFNLAGDAREQADRAALEPARLAELRAAWEKTDAGLLPYPA
- a CDS encoding putative leader peptide, translated to MQPLGDRTVTLVERRHVDLVRVASAICRRCA
- the purF gene encoding amidophosphoribosyltransferase; the protein is MPRGDGRLNHDLLPGEKGPQDACGVFGVWAPGEEVAKLTYFGLYALQHRGQESAGIAVSNGSQILVFKDMGLVSQVFDETSLGSLQGHIAVGHARYSTTGASVWENAQPTFRATAHGSIALGHNGNLVNTAELAEMVADLPRQDGRATQVAATNDTDLVTALLAGQTDEDGKPLTIEESAAQVLPKVKGAFSLVFMDEGTLYTARDPQGIRPLVLGRLERGWVVASETAALDICGASFVREVEPGELIAIDENGLRTSRFAEAKPKGCVFEYVYLARPDTDIAGRNVYLSRVEMGRRLAMEAPVEADLVIPTPESGTPAAVGYAEASGIPYGSGLVKNAYVGRTFIQPSQTIRQLGIRLKLNPLKEVIRGKRLVVVDDSIVRGNTQRALVKMLREAGAAEVHIRISSPPVKWPCFFGIDFATRAELIANGMTVDEIATSMGADSLSYISLDSMIEATTIQKPNLCRACFDGEYPMELPDPQLLGKQLLENELAGGKDAADALRRP
- the purM gene encoding phosphoribosylformylglycinamidine cyclo-ligase, producing the protein MTEKTTGASYAAAGVDIEAGDRAVELMKEWVKKTQRPEVLGGLGGFAGLFDASALKRYERPLLASATDGVGTKVDIARQLGVYDTIGHDLVAMVMDDIVVCGAEPLFMTDYICVGKVHPERVAAIVKGIAEGCVLAGCALVGGETAEHPGLLGPDDFDVAGAGTGVVEHDRLLGADRIRTGDAVIAMASSGLHSNGYSLVRHVLFDRAGMSLEQEVAELGRTLGEELLEPTRIYSLDCLALTRTAEVHAFSHITGGGLAANLARVIPDHLHATVDRTTWSPGAVFDLVGKAGRVEQPELEKTLNMGVGMMAVVPAESVDVALTALADRGVDAWVAGEILDRGDRTEGATLTGAYAS
- a CDS encoding DUF3073 domain-containing protein, with translation MGRGRAKAKQTKVARQLKYNSGGTDLSRLANELGASPTEPLPISEPVEVDDDQDDDDDPYAKYAARYNGDDDDEDEESGPSAHRRGA